One Lacipirellulaceae bacterium DNA window includes the following coding sequences:
- a CDS encoding cytochrome ubiquinol oxidase subunit I encodes MCLAELDVVTLSRIQFALTIMFHYLFPPLTIGMGVVMVYLEGQFLRTGEAIYEQAARFWTKIFAVNFAMGVATGIVMEFEFGTNWAMYSRFVGDVFGSALAAEGIFAFFLESGFLAVLVFGWDKVGPKFHFFATLMVSLGSIFSSVWITIANSWQQTPAGHHIVPMLRDGKPWVVDGEVIRRAEIVDFWEMVFNPSTVHRLIHVWLGCFILGAAFIMSISAWYLLKNRHQDFARRSFTGALIFCTLSSLAMGISGHFQAESVYHTQPAKMAAFEGHFKTGPADLSLFGWPDEESETVKGNIAIPGGLSLLLEQDPEAPIIGLDQFRLEDRPPVKIAFLSYHLMVGIGSFFVAVTLLASWFRWRGTLFEKRWLLWVFVLTVIPAFVANEAGWVAAEVGRQPWIVYAPLVEDDSGRPLRDKEGFFVFDEEKGLRTTDGVSTVISSGQVLGSILMFGAIYGLLFFVWVFVLHQKITHGPEDHEPGEDKDNSTGILNAAAVRPSHRESMT; translated from the coding sequence ATGTGCCTTGCCGAACTCGACGTCGTCACCCTCTCGCGAATCCAATTCGCACTGACGATTATGTTCCACTATCTCTTCCCGCCCCTCACGATTGGGATGGGCGTGGTGATGGTGTATCTCGAAGGGCAGTTCCTGCGCACGGGTGAGGCGATCTACGAGCAAGCGGCCCGGTTTTGGACGAAGATCTTTGCCGTCAACTTCGCGATGGGCGTGGCGACGGGGATTGTGATGGAGTTCGAGTTTGGCACCAACTGGGCGATGTATTCGCGGTTCGTTGGCGACGTGTTCGGGTCGGCTTTGGCTGCGGAAGGGATTTTCGCGTTCTTTCTGGAGTCGGGATTCTTGGCCGTTTTGGTATTCGGCTGGGACAAAGTCGGCCCGAAGTTCCACTTCTTTGCCACGCTGATGGTTTCGCTCGGTTCGATTTTCAGCAGCGTGTGGATTACCATCGCCAACAGTTGGCAGCAGACCCCCGCAGGGCATCACATCGTGCCAATGCTTCGCGATGGCAAACCCTGGGTGGTGGACGGCGAAGTGATTCGTCGGGCGGAGATCGTCGACTTCTGGGAAATGGTATTCAATCCCTCGACAGTGCATCGACTGATTCACGTTTGGCTCGGCTGCTTCATCCTCGGGGCGGCATTCATCATGAGCATTTCCGCTTGGTACTTGCTCAAGAATCGTCATCAGGACTTCGCACGTCGTTCGTTCACCGGAGCGCTGATCTTCTGCACACTCTCAAGCCTGGCGATGGGCATCAGTGGGCACTTTCAGGCGGAAAGTGTTTATCACACCCAACCGGCCAAGATGGCGGCCTTCGAGGGGCACTTCAAGACAGGCCCGGCTGACTTGAGTCTGTTCGGTTGGCCTGACGAGGAGAGTGAAACGGTCAAAGGCAATATCGCGATTCCTGGCGGGTTGAGCTTGCTGCTCGAACAAGATCCCGAAGCACCCATCATCGGCCTGGATCAATTCCGACTGGAGGATCGACCGCCAGTGAAGATTGCCTTCCTCAGCTACCATCTGATGGTGGGCATAGGTTCGTTTTTCGTCGCGGTGACTTTGTTGGCAAGCTGGTTTCGTTGGCGCGGTACGCTTTTTGAGAAACGCTGGCTGCTTTGGGTGTTCGTCCTCACGGTGATTCCCGCCTTCGTTGCCAACGAAGCGGGTTGGGTAGCCGCGGAGGTAGGTCGCCAGCCCTGGATTGTTTACGCACCGCTTGTGGAGGATGACTCAGGAAGGCCTCTGAGGGACAAGGAAGGATTCTTCGTCTTTGACGAAGAAAAGGGACTACGCACGACTGATGGCGTTTCGACGGTCATCTCGTCAGGACAGGTGCTGGGATCGATCTTGATGTTCGGGGCAATTTACGGGCTGTTATTCTTTGTGTGGGTCTTCGTCCTCCACCAGAAGATCACACACGGGCCAGAAGATCACGAACCCGGCGAAGATAAAGATAATTCGACAGGCATCCTCAACGCTGCTGCCGTTAGGCCGAGCCATCGAGAGTCGATGACCTGA
- a CDS encoding AAA family ATPase, translating into MHPYEPHVDYVLFHRKYPLNSRYAEKIPAIAATSQIKLHPHVTFFIGENGSGKSTLLEAIAVADGFNPEGGTRNFTNSTKDSHADLFKWIKLGRGARGKRRSDGFFLRAESFYNVATEIERLDFNPATSPYGPISYHDQSHGESFLSLMTTRLRGDGLYLFDEPEAALSPQRQLAFLVAMDELVHKESQFIIATHSPIIMAYPKAWIYQLTDHGIERVEYKETEHYRVTHSFLDQPERSLKHLLGSDD; encoded by the coding sequence ATGCACCCCTATGAGCCGCATGTCGATTACGTCTTGTTTCATCGAAAGTACCCGCTGAATAGTCGGTACGCAGAGAAGATCCCTGCCATTGCGGCCACCAGTCAAATTAAGCTGCATCCGCATGTGACATTCTTTATCGGCGAAAACGGCTCAGGGAAGTCGACGCTCCTTGAAGCGATTGCCGTGGCTGATGGCTTCAATCCTGAGGGAGGGACGCGCAACTTCACCAATTCAACCAAAGATTCGCATGCGGACCTGTTCAAGTGGATTAAACTCGGTCGGGGCGCGCGGGGCAAACGGCGAAGTGATGGGTTCTTCTTGCGTGCTGAAAGCTTTTACAACGTGGCTACGGAAATTGAGCGGCTCGACTTTAATCCGGCGACCAGCCCCTACGGACCGATTTCTTATCACGACCAATCACACGGTGAATCGTTTCTGAGCCTGATGACTACCCGTCTGCGAGGCGATGGCCTGTACTTATTCGACGAGCCCGAGGCGGCTCTTTCACCGCAGCGGCAGTTGGCGTTTCTGGTGGCGATGGATGAGCTGGTGCACAAGGAATCGCAATTCATCATCGCTACACATTCGCCGATCATTATGGCCTATCCGAAAGCTTGGATTTACCAGTTGACCGACCACGGCATAGAGCGGGTAGAGTACAAGGAGACCGAACACTACCGCGTGACGCATAGTTTTCTGGACCAGCCAGAGCGGTCGCTGAAGCATCTGCTGGGCTCGGATGATTAG
- a CDS encoding Gfo/Idh/MocA family oxidoreductase → MINFQEIAYRPQDPKSLVSGDWRPGIGLIGCGGITQYHLQAYKAANYEVVALCDVDRKAAEARRKEFFPKAAVFTDHRELLAKKNVEVVDITTHPEVRGPLIDDALTQGVHVLSQKPFVLDLDEGERLAGLAESNGVKLAVNQNARWAPHFSYLREAVKAGEIGDVMSVHCGAHWNHHWVEGTPFEKIYHLMLYDFAIHWFDFLSTIMGDVEPTSVFASTAKSPSQKIKPALLAQVAVEYPQAQATLVFDGHTEYGQLDHTYIAGSKGTLRSHGVDVNHQTVELSKADGTFSPKLEGKWFPDGFHGTMGELLCAIEQKREPTNSGRNNLRSLSLCFAAIESAEKGQPVVPGSTRKLPEPPW, encoded by the coding sequence ATGATCAACTTTCAAGAAATCGCTTATCGGCCTCAAGATCCCAAAAGCCTTGTTTCCGGCGATTGGCGTCCCGGCATTGGGCTCATCGGTTGTGGGGGGATTACCCAGTACCACTTGCAAGCCTACAAGGCCGCCAACTACGAGGTCGTCGCCCTCTGCGACGTTGATCGCAAGGCCGCCGAGGCACGTCGGAAGGAATTCTTCCCGAAGGCGGCCGTGTTCACTGATCACCGTGAGCTCTTGGCCAAGAAGAATGTCGAAGTCGTCGATATTACGACCCATCCAGAGGTTCGCGGGCCGCTGATCGACGACGCGCTCACGCAAGGAGTTCATGTCCTTAGCCAGAAGCCGTTTGTACTGGATCTCGACGAGGGCGAACGCCTCGCAGGATTGGCAGAGAGCAACGGTGTGAAGCTAGCCGTCAATCAGAACGCTCGCTGGGCTCCGCACTTTAGCTATCTGCGAGAGGCGGTGAAAGCTGGCGAAATCGGAGACGTGATGTCCGTGCATTGCGGAGCCCACTGGAACCATCATTGGGTCGAAGGAACGCCCTTCGAGAAGATCTACCATTTGATGCTCTACGACTTTGCGATTCACTGGTTTGACTTTCTGTCGACGATCATGGGTGATGTCGAACCGACCTCCGTCTTCGCCTCCACGGCCAAGTCCCCCTCGCAGAAGATCAAGCCCGCGCTGCTCGCACAGGTTGCCGTCGAATACCCGCAGGCCCAGGCGACGCTCGTGTTCGATGGTCACACGGAGTATGGACAGCTTGATCACACTTATATCGCGGGCAGCAAGGGGACGCTCCGCAGCCACGGCGTCGATGTGAATCATCAAACGGTTGAGCTCAGCAAGGCGGACGGCACGTTCTCGCCGAAGCTCGAAGGAAAATGGTTTCCCGACGGCTTTCATGGCACGATGGGGGAACTTCTTTGTGCAATCGAGCAAAAACGCGAGCCGACCAACAGCGGACGGAACAACCTCCGCAGCTTGTCGCTATGTTTCGCTGCAATCGAGAGTGCTGAGAAGGGCCAGCCGGTCGTGCCCGGCTCGACTCGCAAGTTGCCCGAACCACCGTGGTAG
- a CDS encoding response regulator produces the protein MAKKADDKAQQGSKRILLVDDDAEIIESLRLALEAKGYEVLIARDGNQGLALIERESPDLVILDMMMPKRSGFLVLERLKKLGEKKQRIIMITANEGNRHKAYAEMLGVDDYVRKPFPMDRLIQSVGRLLGE, from the coding sequence ATGGCCAAGAAAGCTGACGACAAAGCACAACAGGGAAGCAAACGAATCCTGCTCGTCGACGACGATGCGGAGATTATCGAATCGCTCCGCCTCGCCCTCGAAGCCAAAGGCTACGAGGTGCTGATCGCTCGAGACGGCAATCAGGGATTGGCCCTCATTGAACGCGAATCCCCTGATCTTGTAATTCTTGACATGATGATGCCCAAGCGAAGTGGTTTCTTGGTCCTAGAGCGTCTCAAGAAGCTGGGCGAGAAAAAGCAACGCATCATCATGATCACCGCCAACGAAGGTAACCGACATAAAGCCTACGCAGAAATGCTTGGTGTCGACGATTACGTGCGGAAGCCGTTTCCGATGGATCGATTGATCCAGAGCGTTGGTAGGCTGCTGGGAGAATAG
- a CDS encoding MGMT family protein, whose amino-acid sequence MAAVMIDQEIASAMTELGGMAVGVIDGSLAAVAFGHKTVASAERDVQRQIRDLEPAMQTVSKAISAHEALDFLADYAAGLKVDFSKLPIYDYKRTDFQKRVIDACRRIPRGETLSYGELAAKVGNPGAARAVGTVMSSNPLPLVIPCHRVLGAGGCLGGYSARQGVAMKKRLLEMEGVES is encoded by the coding sequence ATGGCTGCAGTCATGATTGATCAAGAAATCGCTTCAGCAATGACTGAATTGGGCGGTATGGCCGTAGGCGTTATTGATGGTTCTCTCGCCGCGGTGGCTTTTGGTCATAAAACGGTCGCGTCTGCTGAGCGCGACGTGCAGCGGCAGATTCGTGATCTAGAACCTGCTATGCAAACAGTTTCGAAGGCCATTTCGGCGCATGAGGCTCTCGACTTCCTTGCGGACTACGCCGCAGGGTTAAAGGTCGACTTCTCGAAGCTGCCGATTTATGACTACAAGCGTACCGATTTCCAAAAAAGGGTCATTGATGCCTGCCGTCGAATTCCTCGTGGCGAGACCCTCTCTTATGGGGAGCTAGCAGCAAAAGTAGGAAACCCCGGTGCGGCCCGTGCGGTGGGCACCGTGATGAGTAGCAACCCGTTGCCTTTGGTGATCCCTTGCCATCGTGTTCTAGGAGCCGGGGGTTGTCTTGGCGGTTATTCGGCTCGACAGGGCGTCGCAATGAAAAAGCGCTTACTCGAGATGGAAGGCGTAGAGTCTTGA
- a CDS encoding matrixin family metalloprotease produces the protein MERLRRSRVCQSVATLIACVGLVLHSQTAHAINVTIDYSYDTNNFFGSGNPSGAAAGLLARNALESAATFYSDILMDTFSEISTPAPFSSSTFNGVATWTWNLNFSHPATGGNVSLTDQTIPADEYRIYAGARSIGGNTLGIGGPGGFGVSSGGNGGFFTQQEIDQINQTTTDFFDAVQTRGEPSGFSRWGGSITFDRDSSTTWWYDSNSDPSGNVSDFYSVAIHELGHALGLGTSDNWINWVNGSNEYFGPEAVALFGGNIPLDCDIDGCGHWEEGTQSTVYGTGTPQETAMDPTITNGDRKLLTALDAAGFSDIGWSVAAPPIPGDFTGNGTVDIPDLVQWQGDYGINGDSDADGDADSDANDFLIWQRNWGTGLPGAVAVPEPNTLSICILAVVAIACMAMPRTKKS, from the coding sequence ATGGAGCGCTTGCGGAGAAGTCGCGTCTGTCAGTCTGTGGCCACATTGATCGCTTGTGTTGGGCTAGTACTCCATTCGCAGACTGCCCACGCCATCAACGTCACGATTGATTACAGCTACGATACGAACAACTTTTTCGGATCGGGTAATCCAAGTGGAGCTGCAGCGGGCCTGCTGGCACGGAATGCTTTAGAGTCAGCAGCAACCTTTTACTCAGACATTCTTATGGATACCTTTTCGGAGATATCTACGCCAGCTCCATTTAGCAGCTCAACGTTTAACGGGGTTGCTACCTGGACTTGGAATCTCAACTTTAGCCACCCAGCGACCGGTGGCAATGTTTCGTTGACAGACCAAACGATTCCCGCTGATGAATATCGCATTTATGCGGGAGCGAGAAGCATTGGTGGAAATACACTCGGCATCGGCGGGCCCGGTGGCTTCGGCGTAAGCAGTGGCGGGAACGGTGGATTCTTTACGCAGCAAGAGATTGATCAAATCAATCAGACGACCACCGATTTTTTCGATGCCGTCCAGACACGCGGAGAACCAAGCGGTTTTTCTCGCTGGGGTGGATCAATCACGTTTGATCGCGACAGCAGCACAACATGGTGGTACGACAGTAACTCCGATCCGAGTGGAAACGTCAGCGATTTCTACTCGGTTGCGATTCACGAACTGGGGCACGCGCTTGGTCTAGGAACTTCTGATAACTGGATCAACTGGGTCAATGGAAGTAATGAGTATTTTGGCCCCGAGGCGGTCGCTCTGTTCGGAGGGAACATTCCATTGGACTGCGACATTGATGGGTGTGGCCACTGGGAGGAAGGTACTCAAAGCACTGTCTACGGGACAGGAACGCCGCAAGAAACCGCCATGGACCCGACCATCACCAACGGAGACCGAAAGCTACTGACGGCACTTGACGCGGCCGGTTTTTCAGACATCGGTTGGAGTGTTGCCGCTCCGCCAATCCCGGGTGACTTTACTGGTAACGGGACTGTCGACATCCCCGACCTCGTTCAGTGGCAGGGTGACTACGGGATCAACGGCGACAGCGACGCGGATGGTGATGCCGATTCGGATGCGAACGACTTCCTTATCTGGCAACGCAACTGGGGGACAGGATTGCCGGGCGCGGTTGCCGTGCCGGAACCAAACACCCTCTCGATTTGCATCCTTGCAGTTGTAGCCATCGCCTGTATGGCAATGCCCCGGACGAAAAAGTCCTAG
- a CDS encoding DUF4332 domain-containing protein, translating into MKITAIRPRSRARSSSVGNLWNHGPLEAISSQLTAVYGLPDSGKSSINELLAHVLYGKTTNFDSRSLLEGSVEISSRRGNHTLSRQHDGTPQGRLSISSVGGTNSAEKLANVQSVQDLLGEVSPKLLRQLYTIDFADNPRIENLLSRELSAEFFDSSTDLPLRERTCRDHSTSLRSTSIDRQLVDELVARRDELALQIEQQIGGRRRDSSIIEKELAELDQALNSKRKHEEELLAELRRLEGELAAIESRLRYFSMESTLRRGPQVDSAEHQAQLAELDAEISRCRSTLSDLQSREATIRRKLATVHADGTADNAASLADQRVTLSVLERLMDDLDSEVTLLARAHDPGRCIAPEAHKRITPVADLLRQQIYTLCGQLTEQERATRRRKLAAESRHLSRSQTDLSEQLEHLLEQRQELTHEAQLAGQPVMLLPQLPVERHCQCEHHREFLGENEAMLLGSTQRGRFEQDWQAQRHDLGRRREDVSESLARVGRERADLERRWELLQKERAELVGRTSVDSIRDELRRTEEQLQQAIRHTRVTEVRKTGVWRASDVLAQLTDGRLNQIRLPRDGRLPTVVSHTGQTRQATELTAAEIDQVYLAITLAMISEHASREFHLPLLLDEPFLRLSDAEAAAMASVLDEFAREGHQVILFTADRSATDRLQSLGVDIRRLGQDTQQVEVKEIVTTPQVTTIEETHRHIVRETVDLNSTSSEKGPQLKITGNWVAPEETQDLYYLREDALMTDFPVLGAETRAKFAALDIKTIAQLIEADADWVAERLSLSHVTGRTVRLWQSHMSLMCFVAGVSLDDAQVLSTCGIDSPADLFEVDIDLLSAQIEEFLNSSRGQSYAALRRRYSSKSLSNWSRNARGNRERWQRYSDRWSNRRSRTSRSSRSRVSGRAERTSRARSTSKNSTTRTKTSRPAKELRFFLERSSNVEEAPSIGPKTAERLAGVGIRSVADLLNADAESTASEIEVSHIKATTIAAWQHQARLVCCIPELRGYGAQLLVGCGLTEPEQIAGASEEELFRKIRSYSRSKAGQRVLRDGKIPNREKVAEWIDFANHMRPLEAA; encoded by the coding sequence ATGAAGATTACCGCTATTCGTCCCCGCAGTCGTGCTAGAAGCTCATCCGTTGGCAATCTGTGGAATCATGGCCCTCTTGAAGCAATTTCGTCGCAGTTGACTGCCGTCTATGGCTTGCCTGACTCGGGAAAGAGCTCGATCAACGAGCTGTTGGCTCACGTTCTTTACGGAAAGACGACCAACTTCGATTCCCGGTCGCTCTTGGAAGGTTCGGTTGAAATCAGCAGCCGGCGTGGCAACCACACGTTGAGCCGTCAGCATGATGGGACGCCTCAGGGTCGATTGAGTATTTCCTCGGTCGGTGGAACCAATTCAGCTGAAAAACTGGCCAACGTTCAGTCCGTCCAGGATCTGTTAGGAGAAGTTTCGCCGAAGCTTCTTCGCCAGTTGTACACGATCGACTTTGCTGATAATCCACGAATTGAAAACCTACTCAGCCGGGAACTATCGGCGGAGTTCTTCGACTCCTCGACGGATCTGCCGCTCCGCGAGCGGACATGTCGTGACCACTCCACTTCGCTTCGAAGCACATCGATTGATCGACAGCTCGTCGATGAATTGGTCGCACGTCGGGACGAGCTGGCTTTGCAAATCGAACAACAAATCGGCGGGCGGCGACGGGATAGTTCGATCATCGAGAAGGAGCTTGCTGAGCTTGACCAGGCCTTAAACAGCAAGCGAAAGCACGAAGAGGAACTGCTCGCGGAACTGCGGCGCCTCGAAGGGGAACTCGCAGCGATCGAATCTCGCCTGCGATACTTTTCGATGGAATCCACCCTGCGACGGGGGCCTCAGGTCGATTCTGCAGAGCATCAGGCACAGCTAGCGGAGTTGGACGCAGAGATTTCCCGCTGCCGTAGCACCCTTAGTGATCTGCAATCGCGAGAGGCGACAATCCGTCGGAAGTTGGCGACCGTTCACGCCGACGGCACCGCTGATAACGCCGCCAGCTTGGCCGATCAACGCGTGACACTGAGTGTCCTGGAACGGCTGATGGACGACCTGGACTCCGAAGTCACCCTGCTCGCCCGTGCACATGATCCGGGGCGCTGCATCGCTCCCGAAGCTCATAAGCGCATCACCCCGGTTGCGGATTTATTGCGTCAACAGATTTACACGCTTTGCGGGCAGCTTACTGAACAGGAGCGGGCTACCCGACGTCGTAAACTTGCTGCCGAGTCACGTCACCTGTCTCGTTCGCAGACCGACTTGAGTGAGCAGTTGGAACACCTGTTGGAGCAACGCCAGGAACTGACTCACGAGGCTCAGCTTGCTGGGCAACCGGTGATGTTGCTGCCACAACTTCCCGTCGAGCGACACTGCCAGTGCGAACATCATCGCGAATTCCTCGGGGAGAACGAGGCGATGCTCCTTGGGAGCACGCAGCGAGGTCGTTTCGAGCAAGACTGGCAAGCACAGCGACACGACCTGGGACGGCGACGCGAAGATGTCTCCGAAAGTCTCGCACGTGTTGGACGCGAACGCGCTGACCTGGAGCGTCGCTGGGAGCTGCTTCAGAAGGAACGTGCCGAACTCGTAGGTCGAACTTCTGTCGATTCGATTCGCGACGAGCTACGTCGTACTGAAGAACAGTTGCAGCAGGCGATCCGTCACACTCGTGTGACTGAGGTCCGCAAGACTGGTGTCTGGCGTGCTTCCGATGTCTTGGCCCAGCTCACTGATGGTCGACTGAACCAGATTCGACTTCCGCGGGATGGTCGTTTGCCGACGGTCGTCAGCCACACCGGGCAGACTCGCCAAGCCACCGAACTAACCGCTGCAGAAATTGACCAAGTCTACTTGGCGATCACCTTAGCGATGATCTCTGAACACGCCTCTCGTGAGTTCCATTTACCACTATTGCTGGACGAACCGTTCCTCCGCTTGAGCGATGCTGAAGCGGCGGCAATGGCCAGCGTTTTGGATGAATTCGCGCGAGAAGGCCACCAAGTGATTCTGTTTACCGCCGACCGAAGTGCGACTGATCGCTTGCAATCGCTTGGGGTTGATATCCGAAGATTGGGACAGGACACTCAGCAAGTCGAGGTCAAGGAGATCGTCACGACTCCTCAAGTCACAACCATCGAAGAGACACACAGGCATATTGTTCGAGAGACGGTCGATCTGAATTCGACCTCCTCAGAAAAAGGCCCACAACTGAAGATCACAGGCAACTGGGTCGCACCTGAGGAAACACAGGACTTGTACTACCTGCGCGAAGATGCCCTCATGACGGACTTCCCCGTGCTGGGCGCCGAGACGAGAGCGAAGTTTGCTGCCCTGGACATCAAGACGATCGCCCAGTTGATTGAGGCTGATGCGGATTGGGTGGCTGAGCGGTTGTCGCTCTCTCACGTCACCGGGCGTACTGTGCGACTTTGGCAGTCCCATATGAGCCTCATGTGCTTCGTGGCTGGCGTCTCGCTGGACGATGCCCAAGTTCTTTCTACCTGCGGAATTGATAGCCCGGCGGACCTCTTCGAGGTAGATATCGATCTTCTCTCAGCACAGATCGAGGAATTCCTCAATTCGAGCCGCGGCCAAAGCTACGCCGCCCTGCGACGTCGCTACTCAAGCAAGAGCTTGTCCAATTGGAGTCGCAACGCACGGGGCAACCGCGAGCGTTGGCAGCGTTACTCCGACCGGTGGTCAAACCGTAGAAGCCGCACTTCGAGAAGCTCTCGATCTCGTGTTTCCGGCAGGGCAGAGCGAACATCTCGCGCGAGGTCCACAAGCAAGAACAGTACAACCAGAACTAAAACGAGCCGGCCCGCGAAAGAACTACGGTTCTTTCTTGAGAGGTCAAGCAACGTCGAAGAGGCACCTTCCATCGGCCCCAAGACCGCCGAACGCCTAGCGGGGGTTGGCATCCGCAGCGTTGCTGACCTGTTGAATGCCGATGCGGAGTCGACCGCAAGCGAGATTGAAGTGAGTCACATTAAGGCCACTACGATTGCCGCTTGGCAGCATCAAGCACGGCTCGTTTGTTGCATCCCTGAACTCCGGGGCTACGGGGCTCAGCTACTCGTCGGTTGCGGGCTTACCGAGCCAGAGCAGATCGCCGGTGCAAGCGAAGAGGAGCTTTTCCGCAAGATTCGCAGCTACAGCCGAAGCAAGGCAGGGCAACGTGTCCTTCGTGATGGGAAGATCCCCAACCGCGAGAAGGTCGCCGAGTGGATCGACTTCGCAAACCACATGCGACCGTTGGAAGCTGCTTAG
- a CDS encoding transposase, translated as MNLWLLTNTTYGTWLPGDHKWSYTDVTGTMKLTAPQPRLAEHARALCKTAPVHLSKPQAEAALTQLLETCQYRGWTLHAGAVMHNHFHLIVGDPSETAPKKIFNDLKAYTSRVLNARYNPGERRKWWTRDGSPRLLPNERAYLSARGYVLERQPNPLVIYDGVAMIMPQASNQSP; from the coding sequence ATGAACCTGTGGCTGCTAACCAATACGACCTACGGCACTTGGCTCCCCGGGGATCATAAGTGGAGCTACACCGATGTGACGGGCACGATGAAGCTGACCGCGCCTCAGCCTAGGCTGGCGGAGCATGCTCGAGCGCTTTGCAAGACTGCGCCGGTTCATTTGTCGAAGCCACAAGCGGAGGCGGCGCTGACGCAATTACTGGAAACGTGCCAGTACCGCGGTTGGACCTTGCATGCGGGGGCGGTCATGCACAACCACTTTCATCTCATTGTCGGAGACCCGAGTGAGACAGCCCCGAAGAAAATCTTCAACGACCTGAAGGCCTATACGAGCCGCGTGCTGAATGCGCGTTACAATCCAGGCGAACGGCGGAAGTGGTGGACGCGGGATGGCTCGCCTCGGTTGTTGCCTAATGAGCGGGCATATCTTTCGGCTAGGGGTTATGTGCTCGAGAGGCAACCGAATCCCTTGGTGATTTACGATGGCGTTGCGATGATAATGCCCCAAGCATCCAACCAAAGCCCTTAA
- a CDS encoding PEP-CTERM sorting domain-containing protein, with product MKMFITAIAISATLFAATTTHAADVIGGQTNVLLDTGALASAASLNLSGVSGDVIAPGDLGAGSVAFPINARDAAAPQLPTTFSYATGTLAPFSGAIEHTGEVFFDTDDSDGTTSMDAIVGDFTIGFDAARVGTLSGLASGFFVESTTGIAAILFDIENPSALDATGDSLSITANLLVSPEFAGFLQTNNLATSDLSGADVGDALVAGIAVPEPTSLTLIGLSLLGLGYRRR from the coding sequence ATGAAGATGTTTATTACTGCTATTGCTATTTCTGCCACCTTGTTCGCAGCAACAACAACTCATGCCGCTGATGTTATTGGTGGTCAAACGAACGTGTTGCTCGACACGGGGGCGCTGGCTTCCGCCGCTAGCTTGAACCTCTCGGGAGTTTCCGGCGACGTGATCGCCCCAGGCGACTTGGGCGCTGGTTCTGTGGCATTTCCCATTAACGCTCGCGACGCTGCAGCACCGCAACTTCCGACAACGTTCTCCTACGCCACTGGCACGCTCGCGCCATTCAGTGGAGCCATCGAACATACCGGCGAGGTTTTCTTCGACACCGATGACTCGGACGGGACAACTTCAATGGACGCGATCGTCGGCGATTTTACCATCGGCTTTGATGCCGCTCGCGTTGGAACACTTTCAGGCCTTGCCAGTGGATTCTTCGTCGAAAGCACCACCGGCATTGCAGCGATTCTGTTTGACATCGAAAACCCCAGCGCGTTGGATGCAACTGGAGATAGCCTTTCGATCACGGCTAACCTATTGGTCTCGCCGGAGTTTGCTGGCTTCCTGCAAACGAATAACCTAGCAACCAGTGACCTCTCAGGTGCTGACGTGGGCGACGCCCTTGTTGCAGGCATTGCTGTGCCCGAGCCAACCAGCCTGACCTTGATTGGGCTTTCGCTGCTTGGACTTGGCTATCGCCGTCGCTGA